A single Bufo bufo chromosome 6, aBufBuf1.1, whole genome shotgun sequence DNA region contains:
- the LOC121003403 gene encoding oocyte zinc finger protein XlCOF8.4-like isoform X1, with amino-acid sequence MVLSMTKVLDMARNKMTESILNLTLEIIYLLTQENYTVVKKTSTCTEFLTPRSLSNVSESWSKTQFPIAVPSPHFHLPEKHKILEITNKIIELLSGEVPIRSHDVTVYLSMEEWEYLEEHRDLYKDVMMENHQLLTSQVGPSNTNHEKCPSHFLLPYCRKENPYVPLEHQLDRDESEDLINFKVEVIEEDVYVRHEHLFKEEEILVDINPADDCTRQSEVYCFPLDYEVDIKESSYHTSQEHFSTPHIPSVLHSGDPFSDPANHKETSPDQSQIVKKSTELKEGKSFQCSECGKFYKNAFNLYMHSRIHRNERPYACSECGKCFTKKSILVDHHRVHTGEKPYLCTECGKTFTTKSVLVEHQRTHTGEKPFLCSECGKCFARKSHLDRHQRVHTGEKPFLCSNCGKRFIQKRHLIEHLKNHTGEKPFFCSECGKSFIQKSHLVKHLKTHTVKKALLIIT; translated from the exons ATGGTTCTCTCCATGACCAAAGTACTGGACATGGCCAGGAACAAGATGACTGAGAGTATATTAAACCTCACCCTAGAGATAATCTACTTGCTAACTCAAGAG AATtatacagtagtgaagaagacctctacatGTACTGAATTCCTGACACCAAGGAGCCTTTCAAATGTGTCAGAATCATGGAGCAAGACCCAGTTCCCCATTGCGGTGCCATCGCCTCATTTTCACCTACCGGAGAAACATAAGATCCTAGAAATCACCAACAAGATCATTGAGCtactgtcaggagag gttcctataaggagtCATGATGTCACGGTCTatctctccatggaggagtgggagtatttagaagaacacagggatctgtacaaggacgtcatgatggagaaTCACCAGCTCCTCACCTCACAGG TTGGACCCAGTAACACAAATCATGAGAAGTGTCCTAGTCATTTTCTATTACCGTATTGCCGAAAGGAAAATCCTTATGTCCCACTGGAGCATCAATTAGACAGAGATGAG agtgaggacctgatcaattTTAAAGTTGAAGTTATAGAAGAAGATGTGTATGTGAGACATGAACATCTGTTTAAGGAAGAGGAAATTCTTGTAGATATCAACCCAG CAGATGACTGTACCAGACAATCAGAGGTATACTGTTTTCCTCTAGATTACGAAGTAGACATTAAAGAGTCCTCTTACCATACCTCTCAAGAACACTTCAGCACTCCACATATACCATCAGTCCTTCACAGCGGAGATCCATTTTCTGATCCAGCTAACCACAAGGAAACGTCACCTGATCAATCACAGATTGTTAAAAAAAGTACAGAACTTAAAGAGGGTAAAAGTTTtcaatgttcagaatgtgggaaattttataaaaatgcCTTTAATCTTTACATGCATAGCAGAATTCACAGAAATGAAAGACCATATGCTTgttcggaatgtgggaaatgttttaccaagAAATCGATTCTAGTTGATCATCACAGGGTTCATACAGGGGAAAAGCCATACTTATGTACAGAATGTGGGAAGACTTTCACCACAAAATCAGTTCTTGTTGAGcaccagagaactcacacaggagagaagccatttttatgttcggaatgtggaaagtgttttgCCAGGAAATCCCATCTGGATAGACATCAAAGAGTTCACACAGGTGAGAAACCATTTCTTTGTTCAAACTGTGGGAAACGTTTTATCCAGAAAAGACATCTTATTGAACATCTGaaaaatcacacaggggagaagccatttttttgttcagaatgtgggaaaagcttcatccagaaatcacatcttgtcaAACATCTGAAGACTCACACAGTAAAAAAAGCCCTCCTAATCATCACATAG
- the LOC121003403 gene encoding oocyte zinc finger protein XlCOF8.4-like isoform X2 has protein sequence MVLSMTKVLDMARNKMTESILNLTLEIIYLLTQENYTVVKKTSTCTEFLTPRSLSNVSESWSKTQFPIAVPSPHFHLPEKHKILEITNKIIELLSGEVPIRSHDVTVYLSMEEWEYLEEHRDLYKDVMMENHQLLTSQVGPSNTNHEKCPSHFLLPYCRKENPYVPLEHQLDRDESEDLINFKVEVIEEDVYVRHEHLFKEEEILVDINPDYEVDIKESSYHTSQEHFSTPHIPSVLHSGDPFSDPANHKETSPDQSQIVKKSTELKEGKSFQCSECGKFYKNAFNLYMHSRIHRNERPYACSECGKCFTKKSILVDHHRVHTGEKPYLCTECGKTFTTKSVLVEHQRTHTGEKPFLCSECGKCFARKSHLDRHQRVHTGEKPFLCSNCGKRFIQKRHLIEHLKNHTGEKPFFCSECGKSFIQKSHLVKHLKTHTVKKALLIIT, from the exons ATGGTTCTCTCCATGACCAAAGTACTGGACATGGCCAGGAACAAGATGACTGAGAGTATATTAAACCTCACCCTAGAGATAATCTACTTGCTAACTCAAGAG AATtatacagtagtgaagaagacctctacatGTACTGAATTCCTGACACCAAGGAGCCTTTCAAATGTGTCAGAATCATGGAGCAAGACCCAGTTCCCCATTGCGGTGCCATCGCCTCATTTTCACCTACCGGAGAAACATAAGATCCTAGAAATCACCAACAAGATCATTGAGCtactgtcaggagag gttcctataaggagtCATGATGTCACGGTCTatctctccatggaggagtgggagtatttagaagaacacagggatctgtacaaggacgtcatgatggagaaTCACCAGCTCCTCACCTCACAGG TTGGACCCAGTAACACAAATCATGAGAAGTGTCCTAGTCATTTTCTATTACCGTATTGCCGAAAGGAAAATCCTTATGTCCCACTGGAGCATCAATTAGACAGAGATGAG agtgaggacctgatcaattTTAAAGTTGAAGTTATAGAAGAAGATGTGTATGTGAGACATGAACATCTGTTTAAGGAAGAGGAAATTCTTGTAGATATCAACCCAG ATTACGAAGTAGACATTAAAGAGTCCTCTTACCATACCTCTCAAGAACACTTCAGCACTCCACATATACCATCAGTCCTTCACAGCGGAGATCCATTTTCTGATCCAGCTAACCACAAGGAAACGTCACCTGATCAATCACAGATTGTTAAAAAAAGTACAGAACTTAAAGAGGGTAAAAGTTTtcaatgttcagaatgtgggaaattttataaaaatgcCTTTAATCTTTACATGCATAGCAGAATTCACAGAAATGAAAGACCATATGCTTgttcggaatgtgggaaatgttttaccaagAAATCGATTCTAGTTGATCATCACAGGGTTCATACAGGGGAAAAGCCATACTTATGTACAGAATGTGGGAAGACTTTCACCACAAAATCAGTTCTTGTTGAGcaccagagaactcacacaggagagaagccatttttatgttcggaatgtggaaagtgttttgCCAGGAAATCCCATCTGGATAGACATCAAAGAGTTCACACAGGTGAGAAACCATTTCTTTGTTCAAACTGTGGGAAACGTTTTATCCAGAAAAGACATCTTATTGAACATCTGaaaaatcacacaggggagaagccatttttttgttcagaatgtgggaaaagcttcatccagaaatcacatcttgtcaAACATCTGAAGACTCACACAGTAAAAAAAGCCCTCCTAATCATCACATAG